The Chryseolinea soli genome contains a region encoding:
- the fumC gene encoding class II fumarate hydratase: MNYRIEKDTMGEVKVPSDKYWGAQTERSRNNFKIGPEASMPKEIIYAFAYLKKAAAQANHELGLLAADKKDLIGKVCDEILAGKLDAEFPLVIWQTGSGTQSNMNVNEVIAYRAHVIHGGKLEDEKKVLHPNDDVNKSQSSNDTFPTAMHIAAYKQVTEITLPGIQKLRDTLAKKSAEYKNIVKTGRTHFMDATPLTLGQEFSGYVQQLDNGMRALRNALEMVRELALGGTAVGTGLNTPKGYDVLVAKKIADLTKYPFITAPNKFEALAGHDAMVELSGALKRVAVSLMKIGNDIRMLSSGPRSGIGELVIPDNEPGSSIMPGKVNPTQPEALTMVCAQVMGNDVAVSIGGATGHFELNVFKPVIAANVLQSARLLGDACVSFNEKCAEGIEPNYAIIKQHMENSLMLVTALNPHIGYENAAKIAKKAHKENKTLREAAVELGLLTSAQFDEWVRPEKMVGSLD, from the coding sequence ATGAATTATCGCATCGAGAAAGATACCATGGGCGAGGTGAAGGTGCCTTCCGACAAATACTGGGGCGCACAAACGGAACGTTCCCGCAACAATTTCAAGATCGGCCCCGAGGCCAGCATGCCCAAGGAGATCATTTATGCTTTTGCCTATCTCAAAAAGGCTGCCGCCCAGGCCAACCACGAACTGGGTCTGCTCGCGGCCGACAAGAAAGATCTCATCGGCAAAGTCTGCGACGAGATCCTGGCCGGCAAACTCGATGCGGAATTTCCCCTGGTGATCTGGCAAACCGGCTCGGGCACACAAAGCAACATGAACGTAAACGAGGTCATTGCCTACCGTGCCCATGTGATCCACGGCGGAAAGCTGGAAGACGAAAAGAAGGTGCTTCATCCCAACGACGACGTGAACAAATCACAATCGTCTAACGACACCTTCCCCACGGCCATGCACATTGCGGCCTACAAGCAAGTGACCGAGATCACCCTGCCCGGCATACAGAAACTGCGCGACACGCTGGCCAAGAAGTCGGCCGAGTATAAGAACATTGTGAAGACTGGCCGCACCCACTTCATGGATGCCACCCCGCTCACCCTGGGTCAGGAATTCTCCGGCTATGTTCAGCAACTGGACAATGGTATGCGCGCCTTAAGGAATGCATTGGAAATGGTGCGTGAACTTGCCTTGGGAGGAACCGCCGTGGGCACAGGCCTGAATACCCCGAAGGGCTACGATGTGCTCGTGGCTAAAAAAATCGCCGACCTCACCAAGTATCCCTTTATCACTGCCCCCAACAAGTTTGAAGCCCTGGCCGGCCACGATGCCATGGTAGAATTGTCTGGTGCCTTGAAGCGGGTGGCCGTAAGCCTCATGAAGATCGGCAACGACATTCGTATGCTTAGCTCCGGTCCGCGGTCGGGCATCGGCGAGCTCGTCATCCCCGATAACGAACCCGGCTCGTCCATCATGCCCGGCAAGGTTAACCCAACCCAACCCGAAGCACTCACCATGGTGTGTGCGCAGGTGATGGGCAACGACGTCGCGGTTTCCATCGGTGGGGCAACCGGCCACTTCGAGCTCAACGTGTTCAAGCCCGTCATTGCCGCCAACGTTTTGCAGTCGGCCCGCCTCCTGGGCGATGCCTGTGTGTCGTTTAATGAGAAGTGCGCAGAGGGGATCGAGCCCAACTATGCCATCATCAAGCAGCACATGGAGAACTCGCTCATGTTGGTGACGGCCCTCAACCCCCACATCGGCTATGAGAATGCGGCGAAGATTGCCAAGAAGGCCCACAAGGAAAACAAGACCCTGCGCGAGGCCGCTGTCGAGTTAGGATTGTTGACGTCGGCCCAGTTCGATGAGTGGGTAAGACCCGAGAAAATGGTAGGCAGCTTGGACTAG
- the recJ gene encoding single-stranded-DNA-specific exonuclease RecJ: MDKRWLSRDIPAPEQIEQLSKAININSYLSSILIQRGIADFESAKLFFRPSLEHLHDPFLMKGMEQAVSRLKQAIDREEKILIYGDYDVDGTTSVALVYSYLRNFYPHCKIYIPDRYAEGYGVSLAGVEWAEQNQCTLIIALDCGIKSSELVNIALLKGIDFIICDHHLPDESIPQAVAVLDPKQSDCPYPYKELSGCGLGFKFMQAFARRFRDEKEVYSFLDLVAVSIASDIVPITGENRILTNFGLKKLNEDPRPGLKALKDIAGLRNELDVSGIVFTLGPRINAAGRVAHGSAAVELLIAETEEEANMMAEKVNLKNEVRKQFDSDITEEAIAMIEGDATLRAAKSTVLFKNTWHKGVIGIVAARCVEKYYRPTVILTESNNKITGSARSVNGFDLYGAILECSDLLEKFGGHKYAAGLTLDINNLELFQQKFEQVVSSTITEEMLTPVIDVDMPLHFDMITPKFITVLKQMAPFGPENQRPVFEASGLYVFNSLSSFKDRHVRFLVAQHKNESVFQAVGFDLADRYDRLAKGDMFKMVFTIEENTFNGTTSIQLRIKDIKFH, from the coding sequence ATGGATAAAAGATGGTTGTCAAGGGATATTCCTGCTCCCGAGCAGATCGAGCAGTTATCGAAGGCCATCAACATCAATTCCTACCTATCGTCCATCCTAATCCAGCGCGGCATCGCCGACTTCGAAAGCGCTAAACTTTTCTTTCGCCCATCGCTAGAACATCTTCACGATCCTTTTCTCATGAAGGGCATGGAGCAGGCCGTGAGCCGCTTGAAACAGGCCATCGACCGCGAGGAAAAAATTCTTATTTACGGCGACTACGATGTAGACGGAACCACTTCGGTGGCGTTGGTCTATAGCTACCTGCGCAATTTCTATCCGCATTGCAAAATTTATATCCCCGACCGGTATGCCGAGGGTTATGGCGTTTCGCTGGCCGGTGTGGAGTGGGCCGAACAAAATCAGTGCACGCTGATCATCGCGCTGGACTGTGGCATTAAGTCGTCGGAGCTGGTGAACATTGCCCTCCTGAAAGGCATCGATTTTATCATCTGCGACCATCACTTGCCCGACGAATCCATTCCGCAAGCTGTGGCCGTGCTCGATCCAAAGCAAAGCGATTGTCCCTATCCCTATAAAGAACTGAGCGGATGTGGTCTCGGCTTCAAATTCATGCAAGCTTTTGCCCGGCGTTTCCGCGACGAAAAAGAAGTGTACTCCTTCCTCGATCTTGTCGCGGTTAGCATCGCTTCCGACATTGTTCCCATCACCGGCGAGAACCGCATCCTGACCAATTTCGGATTGAAGAAATTGAACGAAGATCCCCGTCCGGGTCTCAAGGCCCTCAAGGACATCGCCGGCTTGCGCAATGAACTGGATGTTTCCGGCATCGTGTTCACGCTGGGTCCGCGCATCAACGCCGCCGGTCGTGTGGCCCATGGCAGTGCCGCCGTAGAACTCCTCATCGCCGAAACGGAAGAAGAGGCCAACATGATGGCCGAAAAGGTGAACCTCAAAAACGAGGTACGCAAGCAATTCGACTCCGATATCACCGAGGAAGCTATCGCCATGATCGAGGGCGATGCCACCCTACGGGCAGCAAAATCTACCGTGCTTTTCAAAAACACCTGGCATAAAGGCGTGATTGGCATAGTTGCTGCTAGATGTGTGGAGAAATATTATCGGCCCACCGTGATCTTGACCGAATCGAACAATAAAATAACCGGCTCCGCCCGCAGCGTGAATGGCTTTGACCTTTATGGCGCCATCCTCGAGTGCAGCGACCTGCTCGAAAAATTCGGCGGCCATAAATATGCCGCAGGGCTCACCCTGGACATCAACAACCTGGAGCTGTTCCAGCAAAAATTTGAACAGGTAGTTTCCTCCACCATCACAGAGGAAATGCTCACGCCGGTGATCGACGTGGACATGCCGCTTCATTTCGACATGATCACGCCAAAATTTATCACCGTGCTCAAGCAAATGGCCCCCTTCGGACCCGAAAATCAACGTCCTGTTTTCGAAGCCAGCGGGTTGTATGTTTTCAATTCCCTGTCGAGTTTCAAGGACCGTCACGTTCGCTTTCTCGTGGCACAGCACAAAAATGAAAGCGTTTTTCAGGCCGTGGGCTTCGACCTGGCCGATCGCTATGATCGACTGGCCAAAGGCGACATGTTCAAGATGGTGTTCACCATCGAGGAGAACACGTTCAATGGCACCACTTCCATTCAGTTGCGTATAAAAGACATCAAATTTCATTGA
- the lptB gene encoding LPS export ABC transporter ATP-binding protein produces MILRAEHLIKKYKTRTVVNDVSVQVSQGEIVGLLGPNGAGKTTSFYMMVGLIKPNEGRIFLDDEEITPLPMYQRARKGIGYLAQEASVFRKLTVEENIMSVLEMRNFNKQQRKEKVDMLIEEFSLHKVRKNRGMSLSGGERRRTEIARALAVDPHFVLLDEPFAGVDPIAVEEIQSIVSKLKNKNIGILITDHNVDETLSITDRAYLMVDGKLFKAGTAEELASDPQVRKVYLGQNFELRRSKLASKAVDTNDNWPDPSEPNI; encoded by the coding sequence ATGATCCTTCGGGCAGAACATCTGATCAAAAAATATAAAACACGCACCGTGGTGAACGACGTTTCCGTCCAGGTGAGCCAGGGCGAGATCGTGGGATTGCTGGGACCCAATGGCGCCGGAAAGACCACGTCGTTCTACATGATGGTGGGCCTGATCAAACCAAACGAAGGCCGCATTTTTCTGGATGATGAAGAGATCACGCCGCTGCCCATGTACCAGCGCGCCCGAAAAGGCATCGGCTATCTTGCGCAAGAGGCTTCGGTCTTTCGCAAGCTCACCGTAGAAGAAAACATCATGTCTGTGTTGGAGATGCGCAACTTCAACAAGCAGCAGCGCAAGGAGAAGGTGGATATGCTCATCGAGGAATTCAGTTTGCATAAGGTCCGAAAAAACCGGGGCATGTCGCTTTCGGGTGGCGAACGCCGTCGCACAGAAATTGCCCGCGCCCTGGCCGTGGACCCCCACTTCGTTTTATTGGACGAACCCTTTGCCGGCGTGGATCCCATTGCCGTGGAGGAGATCCAGTCGATCGTATCAAAGCTGAAAAATAAGAACATCGGCATCCTCATCACCGACCACAACGTGGACGAGACCCTTTCCATCACCGACCGCGCCTACCTGATGGTGGATGGAAAATTATTCAAGGCCGGCACCGCCGAAGAACTGGCCAGCGATCCGCAAGTGCGCAAAGTATATCTCGGCCAGAATTTCGAACTACGACGCTCCAAACTCGCATCCAAAGCAGTCGACACCAACGACAACTGGCCAGACCCATCGGAACCGAACATCTGA
- a CDS encoding coiled-coil domain-containing protein: MKKGIILFFCLALMIASTQTFAQLSKKEKKEWKKKAKEYGKNPANLKQLIEDKQTADNTVSSLNQKVTQMQSSISDKDAKIAELEDQLTQLRGQLTSTKAELAALKEAPVVNSMDFSKGVVFKVQIGAFKNKNLQKYFDNNPNFGGEAKDGEPQKLTIGIFRDYWEADTFKKYMREMGVKDAWIVPYKDGQRVEIKDVLEGVVGDKPAAGK, encoded by the coding sequence ATGAAAAAAGGAATCATACTATTCTTCTGCCTCGCGTTGATGATTGCTTCGACGCAGACCTTTGCACAGCTCTCTAAAAAGGAGAAGAAAGAATGGAAGAAAAAAGCCAAGGAGTATGGCAAGAACCCCGCCAACCTGAAGCAACTCATCGAGGACAAACAGACCGCCGACAACACGGTGAGCTCCCTCAACCAGAAAGTCACCCAGATGCAGTCTTCCATCAGCGATAAGGATGCGAAGATCGCCGAGCTGGAAGATCAGCTCACACAGCTGAGAGGCCAACTCACTTCCACCAAGGCCGAACTGGCCGCCCTGAAGGAAGCCCCGGTGGTGAACTCCATGGACTTCTCGAAAGGTGTGGTCTTCAAGGTGCAGATCGGCGCCTTCAAGAATAAGAACCTGCAGAAGTATTTCGACAACAACCCCAACTTCGGTGGCGAAGCCAAAGACGGCGAGCCGCAAAAGTTGACCATCGGCATCTTCCGCGACTACTGGGAGGCCGATACGTTCAAGAAATACATGCGCGAAATGGGTGTAAAAGATGCCTGGATCGTGCCCTACAAGGATGGCCAACGCGTCGAGATCAAAGACGTGCTGGAAGGCGTAGTGGGCGACAAGCCGGCTGCCGGCAAATAA
- a CDS encoding 2'-5' RNA ligase family protein, giving the protein MRRPIVDDSKEEKLYFIAIIPPAPIYEVALEQKEYFKTHYNSKASLNSPPHITLHMPFKWKEREEDELRDQLLHFSRNTPAVPVKLENFSSFPPRVIFINVVLSQELDNLQKSLHRFCKRVLNLFNANYKELPFHPHVTLAFRDLKKPNYQRAWEEFQQKNFEAEFVADKMALLKHDGRVWKVYEEFKLQEAVA; this is encoded by the coding sequence ATGCGGCGGCCCATAGTTGATGACTCCAAAGAAGAAAAGCTCTATTTCATAGCCATTATTCCTCCCGCCCCTATTTATGAAGTTGCGTTGGAACAGAAGGAGTATTTCAAAACGCACTACAACAGCAAGGCCTCGCTCAATTCGCCACCCCACATCACATTGCACATGCCCTTCAAATGGAAAGAAAGGGAAGAGGATGAACTGAGAGATCAGCTCCTTCATTTTTCGCGCAACACCCCGGCCGTGCCGGTCAAGCTGGAGAACTTCTCTTCGTTTCCGCCCCGGGTCATTTTTATAAATGTGGTGCTGAGCCAGGAGCTCGACAACCTGCAAAAGAGCCTTCACCGGTTTTGCAAAAGGGTGTTGAATCTTTTCAATGCCAACTACAAGGAGCTACCGTTCCATCCGCATGTGACCCTGGCTTTTCGGGATCTAAAGAAGCCCAACTACCAGCGTGCTTGGGAAGAGTTTCAGCAGAAGAATTTTGAAGCTGAATTTGTGGCGGATAAGATGGCGTTGCTCAAACATGATGGACGGGTGTGGAAGGTGTATGAGGAGTTTAAACTCCAGGAGGCAGTGGCGTGA